One Penaeus chinensis breed Huanghai No. 1 chromosome 12, ASM1920278v2, whole genome shotgun sequence DNA segment encodes these proteins:
- the LOC125030965 gene encoding protein PIF-like, which produces MRGRLYRLEGRMRGRLYKMRGRLYRMRGRLCWMEWQDERQTVQDERQTVQNEKQDSRQTVQDKRQDEIQTVQDERQDSRQSVQDERQTEQDERQSVQDERQDERQTEQDERQSVQDERQDERQTVQDERQSVQDERQDERQTVQDERQSVQDERQDERQTVQDEKQTTG; this is translated from the coding sequence aTGAGAGGCAGACTGTACAGGCTGGAAGGCAGGATGAGAGGCAGACTGTACAAGATGAGAGGCAGACTGTACAGGATGAGAGGCAGACTGTGCTGGATGGAATGGCAGGATGAGAGGCAGACTGTACAAGATGAGAGGCAGACTGTACAGAATGAAAAGCAGGATTCGAGGCAGACTGTACAGGATAAGAGGCAGGATGAGATACAGACTGTACAGGATGAGAGGCAGGATTCGAGGCAGAGTGTACAGGATGAGAGGCAGACTGAACAGGATGAGAGGCAGAGTGTACAGGATGAAAGGCAGGATGAGAGGCAGACTGAACAGGATGAGAGGCAGAGTGTACAGGATGAAAGACAGGATGAGAGGCAGACTGTACAGGATGAGAGGCAGAGTGTACAGGATGAAAGACAGGATGAGAGGCAGACTGTACAGGATGAGAGGCAGAGTGTACAGGATGAAAGACAGGATGAGAGGCAGACTGTACAGGATGAGAAGCAGACTACAGGATGA